A genomic window from Mesorhizobium sp. 131-2-1 includes:
- a CDS encoding ABC transporter permease, which translates to MAVSNDASELKAATSAQGATGAKLSALFAGTMGPLIGLALLCLALTLTTDTFLTVRNILNVLDQITVLGIMAIGMTLVILIGGIDLSVGSVLALASMVMGFVAHPDYLNLGMPVGVAAALVVAGLCGLVSGLLVTVTRLPPFIATLAMMSVARGLANMITDGSQIVGFPDWFTNLSIIRHFGFLSVTVGLMIVLAIVFAIFLNYRATGRSLYAIGGSAEVARLSGIPVKSLTNWVYAICGVLAGLAGIVLAARLDSVQPSSGLGYELDTIAAVVIGGASLSGGVGSIGGTAVGVLIIGVLRNGLNLLGVSPFIQQVVIGVVIALAVATDTWRRRAQ; encoded by the coding sequence GTGGCTGTGAGCAACGATGCAAGCGAGCTGAAGGCCGCGACGAGCGCGCAAGGCGCGACCGGCGCGAAGCTTTCGGCGCTGTTCGCCGGAACCATGGGGCCGCTGATCGGGCTGGCGCTGCTGTGCCTGGCGCTGACGCTGACCACCGACACCTTCCTGACGGTACGAAACATTCTCAACGTGCTCGACCAGATCACCGTGCTCGGCATCATGGCGATCGGCATGACGCTGGTCATCCTGATCGGCGGAATCGATCTTTCGGTCGGCTCGGTGCTGGCGCTGGCCTCGATGGTGATGGGCTTCGTCGCCCACCCCGACTATCTCAATCTCGGCATGCCGGTCGGCGTTGCCGCCGCGCTCGTCGTCGCCGGCCTCTGCGGCCTCGTTTCGGGCCTGCTGGTGACGGTGACCAGGCTGCCACCCTTCATCGCGACGCTCGCCATGATGTCGGTGGCGCGCGGCCTTGCCAACATGATCACCGACGGCTCGCAGATCGTCGGCTTCCCCGACTGGTTCACCAACCTGTCGATCATCCGCCATTTCGGCTTCCTGTCGGTCACCGTCGGGCTGATGATCGTGCTGGCGATCGTCTTCGCCATCTTCCTCAACTACCGCGCCACCGGCCGCAGCCTCTATGCCATCGGCGGCAGCGCCGAGGTCGCGCGGCTGTCCGGCATTCCGGTGAAGTCGCTGACCAACTGGGTCTATGCGATCTGCGGCGTGCTGGCCGGGCTTGCCGGCATCGTGCTCGCCGCAAGGCTCGATTCCGTGCAGCCAAGCTCCGGCCTGGGTTACGAGCTCGACACGATCGCGGCCGTGGTGATCGGCGGCGCCAGCCTTTCAGGCGGCGTCGGCTCGATCGGCGGCACGGCGGTCGGCGTGCTGATCATCGGCGTGCTGCGCAACGGCCTCAACCTGCTCGGCGTCTCGCCCTTCATCCAGCAGGTGGTGATCGGCGTGGTGATCGCGCTTGCCGTCGCCACCGACACTTGGCGGCGCAGAGCGCAGTGA
- a CDS encoding LysR family transcriptional regulator: MDTENLRSFLEVATHGSFTVAAHRLNLAQSTVSARIRGLEEQLGRKLFVRDSDGVTLTPAGRQFLPHASTITRTWEQSRQDIAVPDGYETLLRLTAPAYLWDRITSPWIAWMRERRPNVALRLEGSFPDLAIDQMADGLLDICILYLPRPHPGIVYETLAVDQVVLVQHAGQAGPWTDNYILMDWGLEFRIEHDRAFAGMVKPAISAGLVFIGLQHVLSQKAAAYLPLSAVSVHIERGELKRIDGAPVFQRPIYLAYPSNPASSDVLDVALTGLRTLARDWSDVQGFAEGDRAFSMAD; the protein is encoded by the coding sequence ATGGATACCGAGAACCTGCGCAGCTTCCTCGAGGTCGCGACGCATGGCAGCTTCACCGTTGCGGCCCATCGGCTGAACCTTGCCCAATCGACCGTCAGCGCCCGGATCAGGGGCCTCGAGGAGCAACTGGGGCGCAAGCTCTTCGTCCGCGACAGCGACGGCGTCACGCTGACGCCGGCCGGCCGGCAATTCCTGCCGCATGCCTCGACGATCACCCGCACCTGGGAGCAGTCGAGGCAGGACATCGCGGTTCCCGATGGCTACGAGACGCTGCTGAGGCTGACCGCGCCCGCCTATCTGTGGGACCGCATCACCTCGCCCTGGATCGCCTGGATGCGGGAAAGGCGGCCGAACGTGGCGCTGCGGCTCGAGGGCAGTTTTCCGGACCTTGCGATCGACCAGATGGCCGACGGCCTGCTCGACATCTGCATCCTCTATCTGCCGAGGCCGCATCCCGGCATCGTCTACGAGACTCTGGCCGTCGACCAGGTGGTCCTTGTCCAGCACGCGGGGCAGGCGGGGCCATGGACGGACAACTATATCCTCATGGACTGGGGGCTGGAGTTCCGCATCGAGCACGACCGCGCCTTCGCCGGCATGGTGAAGCCGGCGATCTCGGCCGGGCTGGTGTTCATCGGGCTGCAGCACGTGCTGTCGCAGAAGGCGGCCGCGTATCTGCCGCTGAGCGCAGTGAGCGTCCATATCGAGCGCGGCGAGCTGAAACGCATCGACGGCGCACCGGTGTTCCAGCGGCCGATCTATCTCGCCTATCCGAGCAATCCCGCTTCATCGGATGTTCTGGATGTCGCGCTGACCGGCCTGCGAACGCTGGCCAGGGACTGGTCCGACGTTCAGGGTTTTGCCGAAGGCGACCGCGCCTTCAGCATGGCGGACTGA
- a CDS encoding DUF427 domain-containing protein, which produces MLARKSLAAKDEKRTTTIRKPHLRGRGPHFPLLDNIVQYEFEPGYVAFTMPSPKRLRVQVGSMTVADTTRALVFYESDHLPVYYFPLSDVPEEFLLPSKTTTEDPFKGVATHYSLNTGITLVEDAAWRYRDPVKGCPPIADYMSFYWPKMTHWYEEDEEIFVHARDPFRRVDCLPSSRRLQVILDGEQVADSRRGVFLFETGHPVRHYLPISDTRLDMFAPSRYISRCPYKGISNYYHVTTSTKRHENLVWYYPEPVHEAERIKGLVCFHHELVDKILVDGVEFPKEATAASDGYF; this is translated from the coding sequence ATGCTCGCGCGCAAGAGCCTGGCCGCAAAAGACGAGAAGAGGACGACCACCATTCGCAAGCCTCACCTGCGCGGCCGCGGGCCGCATTTCCCCTTGCTCGACAATATCGTTCAGTACGAGTTCGAGCCGGGCTATGTCGCCTTCACCATGCCCTCGCCGAAGCGACTGCGCGTGCAGGTCGGCTCGATGACCGTTGCCGACACCACCAGGGCGCTGGTGTTCTACGAGAGCGACCACCTGCCGGTGTACTACTTCCCGCTGAGCGACGTGCCCGAGGAGTTTTTGCTTCCGAGCAAGACGACGACGGAGGACCCGTTCAAGGGTGTCGCCACGCACTATTCCCTGAACACCGGCATCACGCTGGTCGAGGACGCTGCCTGGCGCTACCGCGATCCGGTCAAGGGTTGCCCGCCGATAGCGGACTACATGTCCTTCTATTGGCCGAAGATGACGCACTGGTATGAGGAGGATGAGGAGATCTTCGTCCATGCCCGCGACCCGTTCCGCAGGGTCGACTGCCTGCCCTCGTCGCGGCGCCTGCAGGTGATTCTCGACGGCGAGCAGGTCGCCGATTCACGGCGCGGCGTTTTCCTGTTCGAGACCGGCCATCCGGTGCGCCACTACCTGCCGATCTCCGACACCAGGCTCGATATGTTTGCGCCCAGCCGCTACATCTCGCGCTGTCCCTACAAGGGCATCTCCAACTACTATCATGTAACGACCAGCACCAAGCGGCACGAGAACCTCGTCTGGTACTATCCCGAGCCGGTGCATGAGGCAGAACGCATCAAGGGGCTGGTCTGCTTCCATCACGAGCTGGTCGACAAGATCCTCGTCGACGGGGTGGAATTTCCGAAAGAGGCGACCGCGGCGTCCGACGGGTATTTCTGA
- a CDS encoding NAD(P)H-dependent oxidoreductase — translation MSHPQFAAELLQRAEKHGPITIGLAGAGQMGTDIVVQVALMPGMRIGAISEVRPQVAIDAALLAGHDRSDIVQAPNAAAIDRAIEAGKIAVTEDLHALAAAGRIDVIIDATGNPNIGTLFALEVMKNGKHIVMLNVEADITIGRFLKEEARKAGVVYTGAAGDEPACTLEIIGFAKSLGFTIVAAGKGKNNPLKIDAVPADYEKEAHERNMNARMLVEFIDGSKTAIEMVAIANATGLVPDVPGMHGPTASLEELASVLCPREDGGVLHRKGVVDYSIGKGVAPGVFCIIETRHPRVLERMVDLKVGKGPYFTIFRPYHLTSLEVPLSAARAVVYKRADMEPLDHPVAEAVAVAKSNLGAGQSLGMIGENDYRGFAMTWEDARAKGALPLGLAERAKVVKPVKAGDFLTYENCVPDDSMVITQIRRRLDQSDGRFVTNAA, via the coding sequence ATGTCCCATCCGCAATTCGCAGCGGAGCTCCTGCAGCGCGCTGAAAAGCACGGGCCGATCACCATCGGCCTGGCCGGCGCCGGGCAGATGGGCACCGACATCGTCGTCCAGGTAGCACTTATGCCGGGCATGCGCATCGGCGCCATTTCCGAGGTCCGGCCGCAGGTGGCGATCGACGCCGCCCTGCTGGCCGGCCACGACCGTTCCGACATCGTCCAGGCGCCCAATGCCGCAGCCATCGATCGCGCCATCGAGGCCGGCAAGATCGCCGTCACCGAGGATCTGCACGCGCTTGCCGCCGCCGGCCGTATCGACGTTATCATCGACGCCACGGGCAATCCCAACATCGGCACGCTGTTTGCGCTGGAAGTGATGAAGAACGGCAAGCACATCGTCATGCTCAATGTCGAGGCCGACATCACCATCGGCCGTTTCCTGAAAGAAGAAGCGCGTAAGGCCGGCGTCGTCTACACGGGTGCCGCCGGCGACGAGCCCGCCTGCACGTTGGAGATCATCGGCTTTGCCAAAAGCCTCGGCTTCACAATAGTTGCCGCCGGCAAGGGCAAGAACAATCCGCTGAAGATCGATGCGGTGCCGGCCGACTACGAGAAGGAGGCCCATGAGCGTAACATGAACGCGCGCATGCTGGTCGAGTTCATCGACGGCTCGAAGACGGCGATCGAGATGGTGGCGATCGCCAACGCCACCGGCCTGGTGCCCGACGTTCCTGGCATGCACGGCCCGACGGCGTCGCTTGAGGAGCTCGCCAGCGTGCTCTGCCCGCGCGAGGACGGCGGCGTGCTGCACCGCAAGGGCGTGGTCGACTATTCGATCGGCAAGGGCGTGGCGCCCGGCGTCTTCTGCATCATCGAGACCCGGCATCCGCGCGTGCTGGAGCGCATGGTCGACCTCAAGGTCGGCAAGGGCCCCTATTTCACGATCTTCCGCCCCTATCACCTGACCAGCCTGGAAGTGCCGCTCTCGGCGGCACGCGCTGTGGTCTACAAGCGCGCCGACATGGAGCCGCTCGACCATCCGGTGGCCGAGGCTGTTGCCGTGGCCAAGAGCAACCTTGGTGCCGGCCAGTCGCTCGGCATGATCGGCGAGAACGACTATCGCGGCTTCGCGATGACCTGGGAGGACGCGCGCGCCAAGGGCGCCCTGCCGCTCGGGCTTGCCGAACGCGCCAAGGTGGTGAAGCCGGTGAAGGCCGGCGATTTCCTCACCTATGAAAATTGTGTACCCGACGATTCGATGGTGATAACCCAGATCCGCCGCCGTCTCGACCAGTCGGACGGACGGTTCGTCACCAACGCCGCCTAA
- a CDS encoding dipeptide ABC transporter ATP-binding protein: MTEKNALELNDLSVAYRVAGRNRAVLRNVSLSIGQGEAYGLVGESGCGKSTVALSVVRYLPRNGSITGGSISLDGQDVMKLDAEALRRARAESVSMVYQDPGKALNPSLRIGRQLTEIFELAGVTGQAAADKAIAMLNRVRISDPASVMQRYPHQLSGGMQQRVAIAMALANDPSMLILDEPTTGLDATVEAEVLDLIGQLRRELSASILFISHNLAVVSNMCDRVGVLYAGMLVEEGSTKDVFNDPRHPYTVALLRCLPRGGQRKDQGRLDTIPGFLPGIGANITGCAFADRCALATERCRTEPPPLYDLGDRLSRCHYHDKAQSLPRATPADVAAAAPKAAEPVLRVEGLNKTYASHGLPLRAVKDVSVSLTPGETLGLVGESGSGKTTFARLLLGLVPPDEGGSIQLEGKQLAPRLASRTEDQVKAVQIVFQNPDSALNRSHSIRHILGRALKRLGGFTGKALDTRLEELVRSVRLTDRHLAVKPRQLSGGLKQRVAIARAFAGDPRIVVCDEPTSALDVSVQAAILNLLADLQSKQDVSYIFISHDLGVVRYLSDKIAVLYLGRIMEFGPSEAVFSGPHHPYTEALLSAVPKLDRTESSRIRLDGEIPSAANPPRGCVFHTRCPRKIGAICETQEPELAEAEPGHTIRCHIPFSELARLQRPKAVEPA; this comes from the coding sequence ATGACTGAGAAGAACGCGCTCGAGCTCAACGACCTTTCGGTCGCCTATCGCGTGGCCGGCCGCAACCGGGCGGTGTTGCGCAATGTCAGCCTCAGCATCGGCCAGGGCGAGGCCTACGGGCTGGTCGGCGAGTCCGGCTGCGGCAAATCCACGGTCGCACTGTCTGTGGTGCGCTACCTGCCACGCAACGGCTCGATCACCGGCGGCTCGATTTCGCTCGACGGCCAGGACGTGATGAAGCTCGACGCCGAGGCGCTGCGGCGGGCGCGGGCCGAGAGCGTGTCGATGGTCTACCAGGACCCCGGCAAGGCGCTGAACCCGTCGCTGCGTATCGGCCGGCAGCTGACCGAGATCTTCGAGCTTGCCGGCGTCACGGGACAGGCGGCCGCCGACAAGGCGATCGCCATGCTCAATCGTGTGCGCATCTCCGATCCGGCCAGCGTCATGCAGCGCTATCCGCACCAGCTCTCCGGCGGCATGCAGCAGCGCGTGGCGATCGCCATGGCGCTCGCCAATGACCCGTCGATGCTGATCCTCGACGAGCCGACGACCGGTCTCGACGCGACGGTGGAAGCCGAAGTGCTCGACCTGATCGGGCAATTGCGGCGAGAGCTGTCGGCCTCGATCCTGTTCATCAGCCACAACCTCGCCGTCGTCTCCAACATGTGCGACCGCGTCGGCGTGCTCTATGCCGGCATGCTGGTCGAGGAAGGCTCGACCAAGGACGTCTTCAACGATCCGCGCCATCCCTACACGGTGGCGCTGCTGCGCTGCCTGCCGCGCGGCGGCCAGCGCAAGGACCAGGGTCGCCTCGACACCATCCCCGGCTTCCTGCCCGGCATCGGCGCCAACATCACCGGCTGCGCTTTCGCCGACCGCTGCGCGCTTGCGACCGAGCGCTGCCGCACCGAGCCGCCGCCGCTCTATGATCTGGGCGACCGGCTGTCGCGCTGCCATTACCATGACAAGGCGCAGTCGCTGCCGCGCGCGACACCAGCCGATGTGGCGGCCGCCGCGCCGAAGGCCGCAGAACCCGTGCTGCGTGTCGAGGGGCTCAACAAGACCTATGCCAGCCACGGCCTGCCGCTGAGGGCGGTGAAGGATGTCTCGGTCAGCCTGACGCCCGGCGAGACGCTTGGCCTGGTCGGCGAGTCCGGCAGCGGCAAGACGACCTTCGCACGGCTCCTCCTCGGCCTGGTGCCGCCGGACGAGGGCGGCAGCATCCAGCTCGAGGGCAAGCAACTGGCGCCGCGGCTCGCCAGCCGTACGGAAGACCAGGTCAAGGCGGTGCAGATCGTCTTCCAGAATCCGGACTCGGCGCTCAACCGCTCGCATTCGATCCGCCACATCCTCGGCCGGGCTTTGAAGCGGCTGGGCGGGTTCACCGGTAAGGCGCTGGACACACGCCTCGAGGAGCTCGTCCGTTCGGTCCGCCTCACCGACCGCCATCTCGCGGTGAAGCCGCGCCAGCTCTCGGGCGGGCTGAAGCAGCGCGTCGCCATCGCGCGCGCCTTCGCGGGTGATCCGCGCATCGTCGTCTGCGACGAGCCGACCTCGGCACTCGACGTCTCGGTGCAGGCGGCGATCCTCAACCTTTTGGCCGACCTGCAGTCGAAGCAGGATGTCAGCTACATCTTCATCTCGCATGACCTCGGCGTGGTGCGCTATCTCTCCGACAAGATCGCCGTGCTCTATCTCGGCCGCATCATGGAGTTCGGACCTTCCGAAGCGGTCTTTTCCGGCCCGCATCATCCCTACACCGAGGCGCTGCTCTCCGCCGTGCCCAAGCTCGACCGGACGGAGAGCTCGCGCATCCGTCTCGACGGCGAAATCCCGAGCGCCGCCAACCCGCCGAGGGGCTGCGTGTTCCACACGCGCTGCCCGCGCAAGATCGGCGCGATCTGCGAAACGCAAGAGCCCGAGTTGGCCGAGGCGGAACCCGGCCACACGATCCGCTGCCATATTCCTTTTTCGGAATTGGCAAGGCTGCAAAGGCCCAAGGCCGTGGAGCCGGCGTGA
- a CDS encoding xylulokinase has translation MDDVVIGIDASTTAVKAIAFARDGAELFQARETYPLSNPAPGHFEQDAEHWWAALLAALKQVADKIDASRVKAISIAHQRETFTLIDAAGKPLIPAILWLDERARPQVARLSAELGREAIRDWSGKPPDPTPALYALAWLAEHRPQALGQAVALVDVHGFFVHRLTGRLVTSTASADPLGLLDIGTGAWHPRLVEAAGLRPEQLPELVAPGAICGGLSEGIASATGLKAGIPIISGAGDGQAMGLGMGVYGAGKSYLSLGSGVVSGNYSGAVATSDAFRTLVSPTGSGFMLETVLRSGMQLVDWIVRTTGSPSAAVLEKAAIEVAAGSDGLLVMPYWAGVMSPYWDGAARGAIVGLSLDHERKHLFRAVLEGIAFEQAIATDAMEEQTGKAGAMIAAGGGTNSTLLMRIMASVLERPLLVSPVNEAAALGAAILAASAIGWFASPEEAAKAMAAAPARQVDPVEALVPTYRSRKAIYRDLYHATRDIHARLGAA, from the coding sequence ATGGACGATGTCGTAATCGGGATCGACGCCTCGACGACGGCCGTGAAGGCGATCGCTTTCGCGCGCGACGGCGCGGAACTGTTCCAGGCGCGAGAGACCTATCCGCTGTCCAATCCGGCGCCCGGCCATTTCGAGCAGGACGCCGAGCACTGGTGGGCCGCACTACTCGCCGCGCTGAAACAGGTCGCAGACAAGATCGACGCATCGCGCGTGAAGGCTATCTCCATAGCCCATCAGCGCGAGACCTTCACCCTGATCGACGCCGCCGGCAAGCCGCTCATCCCGGCGATCCTGTGGCTGGACGAGCGGGCGCGCCCGCAGGTCGCGAGGCTCTCGGCCGAGCTCGGCCGCGAGGCGATCCGCGACTGGAGCGGCAAGCCGCCGGATCCAACGCCGGCGCTCTATGCACTCGCCTGGCTGGCCGAACACAGGCCGCAGGCGCTTGGCCAGGCGGTCGCACTCGTCGACGTGCACGGCTTCTTCGTTCACCGGCTGACCGGACGGCTGGTCACCAGCACCGCGAGCGCCGATCCGCTCGGGCTGCTCGACATCGGGACCGGCGCCTGGCATCCCCGCCTGGTCGAGGCCGCCGGGCTGAGACCGGAACAATTGCCGGAGCTGGTAGCGCCCGGCGCCATCTGCGGTGGGCTTTCTGAAGGCATCGCATCGGCGACAGGCCTGAAGGCCGGCATACCGATCATCTCCGGCGCCGGGGATGGTCAGGCAATGGGGCTCGGCATGGGAGTGTACGGTGCCGGCAAGAGCTATCTCTCGCTCGGCTCGGGCGTCGTCAGCGGCAATTATTCCGGTGCGGTCGCGACATCGGACGCGTTCCGCACGCTGGTCTCGCCGACGGGCTCCGGCTTCATGCTGGAGACCGTGCTGCGCTCGGGCATGCAACTGGTCGACTGGATCGTGCGCACCACCGGCTCGCCATCGGCCGCTGTACTAGAGAAGGCGGCAATCGAGGTGGCGGCAGGCAGCGACGGACTGCTGGTCATGCCGTACTGGGCCGGCGTCATGAGTCCCTACTGGGACGGCGCGGCGCGTGGCGCCATTGTCGGACTGTCGCTCGACCATGAGCGGAAGCACCTCTTCCGTGCGGTACTCGAGGGCATCGCCTTCGAGCAAGCGATCGCGACGGATGCTATGGAAGAGCAGACCGGCAAGGCCGGCGCGATGATCGCGGCGGGCGGCGGCACCAATTCGACGCTGCTGATGCGGATCATGGCGAGCGTGCTGGAACGGCCGCTCTTGGTCTCGCCGGTCAACGAGGCGGCAGCGCTCGGTGCCGCCATACTGGCGGCCTCGGCAATCGGCTGGTTTGCTTCGCCGGAAGAGGCGGCCAAGGCAATGGCCGCTGCGCCGGCAAGGCAAGTTGATCCTGTCGAAGCTCTGGTACCAACCTATCGCTCGCGCAAAGCAATCTATCGCGACCTCTATCACGCGACGCGCGACATCCACGCGCGGCTGGGCGCGGCCTAA
- a CDS encoding sugar-binding transcriptional regulator translates to MAVIENDKASRFPDAELKARAAWHYYVEGLTQERISEILGIGRIKVHRILSAAREEGVVQFRIRDSVVECVQLEESLKQRFGLSQAVVVPSAADRSNAPLMIGHAAAAYLADNVNPGDVIALGWGRTLKFAINELPRRPIARTTVVSMLGGLTHAQPLNPTESAWEFAEKIGAECYLLPVPVYADRPEQRDAFMSQRSVQDVVFRARRANIAVLSVGAFSGTSPIANYGFIKPSELEELQAAGAVGDVLCYFIDAEGRPVDHEVNRRVCAYPLQDLSDIPNIILVSGGLEKVAVMRAALANSRVSVLITDEDAAKGLLNR, encoded by the coding sequence ATGGCGGTGATCGAGAACGACAAGGCCTCGCGCTTTCCGGATGCCGAGCTCAAGGCCCGCGCCGCCTGGCACTATTATGTCGAGGGCCTGACGCAGGAGCGCATCTCGGAGATCCTCGGCATCGGCCGCATCAAGGTGCATCGCATCCTCTCCGCCGCCCGCGAGGAGGGCGTAGTCCAGTTCCGCATCCGCGACAGCGTCGTGGAATGCGTGCAACTCGAGGAGAGCCTGAAGCAGCGCTTTGGCTTGAGCCAGGCCGTGGTCGTGCCGTCGGCCGCGGACAGGAGCAACGCCCCGCTGATGATCGGCCATGCCGCGGCAGCCTATCTGGCCGACAACGTCAATCCAGGCGACGTCATCGCGCTCGGCTGGGGCCGCACGCTGAAATTCGCCATCAACGAACTGCCCCGGCGGCCGATTGCCAGGACCACCGTGGTCTCGATGCTTGGCGGCCTCACCCACGCGCAGCCGCTCAACCCGACCGAGAGCGCCTGGGAGTTCGCCGAGAAGATCGGCGCCGAATGCTATCTGCTGCCCGTGCCGGTCTATGCCGACAGGCCGGAGCAGCGCGATGCCTTCATGAGCCAGCGCAGCGTGCAGGACGTCGTCTTCCGCGCCCGGCGCGCCAACATCGCCGTGCTCAGCGTCGGCGCGTTCTCCGGCACCAGCCCGATCGCCAATTACGGCTTCATCAAGCCCAGCGAGCTCGAGGAATTGCAGGCGGCGGGCGCTGTCGGCGACGTGCTCTGCTATTTCATCGACGCGGAGGGCCGCCCGGTCGATCATGAGGTCAACCGCCGCGTCTGCGCCTATCCGCTGCAGGATCTTTCGGACATTCCAAATATCATCCTGGTCTCGGGAGGACTGGAAAAGGTGGCCGTCATGCGCGCGGCATTGGCCAACTCCAGGGTCTCGGTGCTGATCACCGACGAGGACGCGGCAAAGGGCCTGCTCAACCGCTGA
- a CDS encoding ABC transporter permease, producing MSATDTPAGIPAPDATRRSPWSEALHSLLRSGTFMTGLAIVSFWIICALFGEHFVPFDPLADDIINALAPPSAEHWFGTDQIGRDVFSRVIVGSRDILTVAPLATILATIAGTALGLFVGYFRGLADDIVSRILEAFMAIPVVIVALLAIVALGTSKATVIVVIGLSFAPIIARTVRSAVLAERELDYVAAAQLRHEGALHTMFVEILPNVIPPILVETTVRLGYAIFAVATLSFMGFGIQPPSPDWGLSISSNYGMIGGGFWWTVLFDALAIASLVIGVNLVADGVHGAFND from the coding sequence ATGAGCGCAACCGACACTCCCGCAGGCATTCCCGCGCCGGACGCCACGCGGCGCAGTCCGTGGAGCGAGGCGCTGCATTCGCTGCTCAGATCAGGCACCTTCATGACCGGGCTTGCCATCGTCTCGTTCTGGATCATCTGCGCGCTGTTCGGCGAGCACTTCGTTCCGTTCGATCCGCTCGCCGACGACATCATCAACGCGCTCGCTCCGCCTTCGGCCGAGCACTGGTTCGGCACCGACCAGATCGGCCGCGACGTCTTTTCGCGCGTCATCGTCGGCTCGCGCGACATCCTCACGGTGGCGCCGCTGGCGACGATCCTGGCGACCATCGCCGGCACCGCGCTCGGCCTGTTCGTCGGCTATTTCCGCGGCCTCGCCGACGATATCGTCAGCCGCATCCTCGAAGCGTTCATGGCGATCCCGGTGGTCATCGTCGCGCTACTCGCCATTGTCGCGCTCGGCACGTCGAAGGCGACCGTCATCGTCGTCATCGGCTTGAGCTTCGCGCCTATCATCGCCCGCACGGTGCGCTCGGCGGTGCTGGCCGAGCGCGAACTCGACTATGTCGCGGCGGCGCAGCTGCGCCATGAGGGCGCATTGCACACGATGTTCGTCGAGATCCTGCCCAACGTCATCCCGCCGATTCTGGTCGAGACGACGGTGCGGCTGGGCTACGCCATCTTCGCCGTCGCGACGCTTTCGTTCATGGGCTTCGGCATCCAGCCGCCATCCCCCGATTGGGGCCTCTCGATCTCCAGCAATTACGGCATGATCGGCGGCGGCTTCTGGTGGACGGTGCTGTTCGACGCGCTTGCCATCGCTTCGCTGGTGATCGGCGTCAACCTGGTGGCGGACGGTGTCCACGGAGCGTTCAATGACTGA
- a CDS encoding ABC transporter permease — translation MLSFLVRRLALSLVTLFLLSVMVFLGGQVLPGNVGRAILGPFADQRAVDALNHTLGVDRPLLVQYGTWIWNFLQGDMGTSYIFRAPVAPFVLDALGNSMKLALVAFVLVVPIGILGGVIAALNLNRPLDRIISLGGLSVTVLPEFVTGIILILIFGVWLRWLPIAAAWPKGAGFFTQLYYLILPSLPLFLVLFGYIARMARSGMIEALDSDYTRTAVLKGLPWRTVIWRHVLRNALLPTITVIATQTGYLIGGLVVIETLFRYQGIGSLIFTAARGKDFPMLEAGILTIGIVYAVATLAADFLYSVLNPRIRLGAEQ, via the coding sequence CGTCATGGTGTTCCTGGGTGGCCAAGTGCTGCCCGGCAATGTCGGGCGCGCCATATTGGGGCCGTTCGCCGACCAGCGCGCCGTCGACGCGCTCAACCACACGCTCGGCGTCGACCGACCGCTGCTCGTGCAGTACGGAACCTGGATCTGGAACTTCCTCCAGGGCGACATGGGCACGTCCTACATTTTTCGCGCGCCCGTCGCCCCGTTCGTTCTCGACGCGCTCGGCAATTCGATGAAGCTGGCGCTGGTCGCCTTCGTGCTGGTGGTGCCGATCGGCATCCTCGGCGGCGTCATCGCAGCGCTCAACCTCAACCGGCCACTCGACCGCATCATCAGCCTCGGCGGCCTGTCGGTGACGGTGCTGCCCGAATTCGTCACCGGCATCATCCTCATCCTGATCTTCGGGGTCTGGCTGCGCTGGCTGCCGATCGCCGCCGCCTGGCCGAAGGGCGCCGGCTTCTTCACCCAGCTCTATTATCTGATCCTGCCCTCGCTGCCGCTGTTCCTGGTGCTGTTCGGCTATATCGCGCGCATGGCGCGCTCCGGCATGATCGAGGCGCTCGATTCCGACTACACGCGAACCGCCGTGCTCAAGGGCCTGCCCTGGCGCACGGTGATCTGGCGGCACGTGCTGCGCAACGCGCTGCTTCCCACCATCACCGTGATCGCCACGCAGACCGGCTATCTCATCGGCGGCCTTGTCGTCATCGAGACGTTGTTCCGCTACCAGGGCATCGGCTCACTGATCTTCACCGCCGCGCGCGGCAAGGATTTCCCGATGCTGGAAGCCGGCATCCTCACCATCGGCATCGTCTACGCGGTGGCCACGCTTGCCGCCGATTTCCTCTATTCCGTGCTCAATCCGCGGATCCGGCTGGGGGCAGAGCAATGA